CCCTTCGCCGCGGCCGGTGAAGCCGAGGCCGTCGCTGGTGGTGGCCGAGACACTGACCGGGGCGCCGGCGGCTTCGCTGAGGACGGCTTGGGACTCCTCCCGGCGCGGGCCGAACTTGGGGCGGTTGGCGACGAACTGTATGGCGATGTTCCCGATTTCGAAGCCGGCAGCGCGGGCGATCCGGGCGGCCTCGGCGAGCAGGGTCACGCCGGAGGCGCCAGCGTATTCGGGCCGGTCGGTGCCGAAGTGCGTGCCGAGGTCCCCGATGCCGCAGGCGGAGAAGAGGGCGTCGGCGGCAGCGTGGGCGACGGGGTCACCGTCAGAGTGGCCGGACAGTCCGCGTTCCCCTTCCCAGAAGAGTCCGCCGAGCCAGAGCGGCTGGGGTGCGTCCTCGGGGGCGTAGGCGTGGACGTCGATGCCGATTCCGGTCCGCGGTATGACGGGCAGCGGGGCGTTCTGGCTTCCG
This DNA window, taken from Pseudarthrobacter sp. ATCC 49987, encodes the following:
- the ispF gene encoding 2-C-methyl-D-erythritol 2,4-cyclodiphosphate synthase, which codes for MSGSQNAPLPVIPRTGIGIDVHAYAPEDAPQPLWLGGLFWEGERGLSGHSDGDPVAHAAADALFSACGIGDLGTHFGTDRPEYAGASGVTLLAEAARIARAAGFEIGNIAIQFVANRPKFGPRREESQAVLSEAAGAPVSVSATTSDGLGFTGRGEGISATATALVYPSRSAPPARVA